A region of Chlorogloeopsis sp. ULAP01 DNA encodes the following proteins:
- the purT gene encoding formate-dependent phosphoribosylglycinamide formyltransferase codes for MNNSIQLPKKLMLLGSGELGKEFVIAAQRLGNYIIAVDRYPHAPAMQVADCSEVISMLNAEDLERIVSKYQPDFIIPEIEAIRTEKLLEFEQRGITVIPTAAATNYTMNRDRIRELAHQQLGIRTAKYGYASTLEELIAISKEIGFPNVVKPVMSSSGKGQSVVKDSMEVEKAWNYAIAGSRGDSQKVIVEEFIDFEIEITLLTIKQWNAPTIFCPPIGHRQERGDYQESWQPAEISTEMISQAQSIAKKVTDALGGAGIFGVEFFITKDEVIFSELSPRPHDTGMVTLISQNLNEFELHLRAILGLPIPHIEQLGFSASAVILASAKSDSIVYTGVAEALSEQDVDIKLFGKPNAHPYRRMGVALAKGSNIKEATEKAIRAAKKIKLL; via the coding sequence ATGAATAATTCGATTCAGCTACCAAAAAAATTAATGTTACTAGGTTCGGGAGAACTTGGTAAAGAATTTGTAATTGCTGCTCAACGTCTTGGTAATTATATAATTGCCGTTGACCGTTACCCTCATGCTCCGGCAATGCAAGTTGCAGACTGCTCAGAAGTTATTTCCATGTTAAATGCAGAAGACTTGGAAAGAATTGTGAGCAAGTATCAGCCAGATTTTATCATTCCAGAAATTGAAGCAATTAGAACAGAAAAATTGTTGGAATTTGAACAACGAGGGATTACAGTTATCCCGACGGCAGCCGCAACCAACTATACGATGAATCGGGATAGAATTAGAGAATTAGCACATCAACAATTAGGCATTAGGACTGCTAAATATGGTTACGCCTCTACCCTAGAAGAATTAATCGCTATTTCCAAAGAAATTGGATTTCCTAATGTTGTCAAACCTGTGATGTCCTCTTCTGGAAAAGGTCAATCTGTAGTTAAAGATAGCATGGAAGTTGAGAAAGCTTGGAACTATGCGATCGCAGGTTCGCGAGGTGACAGTCAAAAAGTAATTGTTGAAGAATTTATAGATTTTGAAATTGAGATTACTTTGCTAACTATTAAACAGTGGAATGCCCCGACTATTTTTTGTCCTCCGATTGGGCATCGTCAAGAAAGAGGAGATTATCAAGAATCTTGGCAACCAGCCGAGATTTCGACAGAAATGATTTCACAAGCGCAATCAATAGCGAAAAAAGTTACTGATGCTTTGGGAGGTGCTGGAATTTTTGGAGTTGAGTTTTTTATCACTAAAGATGAAGTTATTTTTTCTGAACTTTCACCTCGCCCCCATGATACAGGAATGGTAACTTTAATTTCGCAAAATTTGAATGAATTTGAATTGCATTTAAGAGCTATTTTAGGTTTGCCTATTCCCCATATAGAACAATTAGGATTTTCGGCTAGTGCTGTAATCTTAGCCTCGGCAAAATCAGATTCAATAGTGTATACAGGTGTGGCTGAGGCTTTATCAGAACAAGATGTAGATATCAAGCTATTTGGTAAACCTAATGCTCACCCTTACCGAAGGATGGGAGTAGCTTTGGCTAAGGGCAGCAACATAAAAGAAGCAACAGAAAAAGCGATAAGAGCCGCCAAGAAAATCAAATTACTATAA